Proteins found in one Larimichthys crocea isolate SSNF chromosome I, L_crocea_2.0, whole genome shotgun sequence genomic segment:
- the LOC104939752 gene encoding heat shock 70 kDa protein 12A, translating into MLRMSPDAMNSLFKPTIDHIIQHLTELFEKPEVSDIKFLFLVGGFAESPLLQQAVQNMLQGRSRIIIPHDVGLTILKGAVLFGLDPSVIKVRRSPLTYGVGVLNRFVEGKHPPEKLLVKDGTRWCTDVFDTFIAADQSVALGEMVKRSYTPAKPSQQVIVIHVYCTEKEIAGFISEPGVRKCGTLRLDVSGTESTAPRREIQTLMQFGDTEIRAMAVDVSTGRTVKASIDFLSH; encoded by the exons ATGCTGAGGATGAGTCCAGATGCCATGAATTCACTCTTCAAACCCACCATAGACCACATCATCCAACATCTCA cCGAGCTCTTCGAAAAGCCAGAGGTGAGCGACATTAAGTTTCTGTTCTTAGTAGGAGGTTTCGCTGAGTCCCCCCTGCTGCAGCAAGCTGTCCAGAACATGCTCCAAGGCCGTAGCCGCATCATCATACCCCATGATGTTGGTCTCACCATTCTAAAAGGTGCTGTGCTGTTTGGCCTGGACCCCAGCGTCATTAAAGTCCGCCGCTCACCTCTCACATATGGGGTGGGCGTCCTCAATCGCTTTGTGGAGGGGAAGCACCCACCAGAGAAGCTGCTGGTGAAGGATGGCACGCGCTGGTGCACTGACGTCTTTGACACCTTCATTGCTGCTGACCAGTCTGTGGCACTTGGTGAGATGGTAAAGCGGAGCTACACACCAGCCAAGCCCTCTCAGCAGGTTATCGTCATCCATGTCTACTGCACGGAGAAGGAGATTGCAGGGTTCATCAGTGAACCCGGCGTGAGAAAGTGTGGGACACTTCGTTTGGATGTGAGCGGAACTGAAAGCACAGCACCACGGCGTGAGATCCAAACGCTCATGCAGTTTGGTGACACAGAGATTCGTGCCATGGCGGTGGATGTGTCCACTGGACGCACCGTCAAAGCTAGCATTGACTTCCTGAGCCATTAA